The following is a genomic window from Oncorhynchus masou masou isolate Uvic2021 unplaced genomic scaffold, UVic_Omas_1.1 unplaced_scaffold_8737, whole genome shotgun sequence.
ATTCTTTGCAGCAAAAGTCTCTGTGTTCAATGTGTATGTGTAGGTGTACATGTGTCTGTAAAGCATAAAAAGGTCCAGTCAAACAAAGTTCAGTTCAGCTCTCCATTCAGAAAAACTGCCAATTCTTTGTGCTgatcagtctgtcagttgaacGTAGAGGTGCTGCCACCCTCTGGCTGGACTGGTGATATCATAGCTGCTGCACGATgatgagagggggagatggggaacaGCTCTCAAAGCGGAGAGAGCGGCGGGGAGGGACGGATATGAGAATAActccagtgatagagagatggacagtaaAGGAGAAAGGAAGGTGCTGAAGGGACAACACGACAGCACTGGTTTTGGTATTCTGGTTCTGGCTGTGGTCGGTCAGGGGGAGGGGCTAGTAGAGGTCATGCAGGGGTTCGGAGGTGAAGGGTGACGAGGTCTTAACTCCCATAATGCATGGTGTTGCTAGGATGGCTATGGGAGAGGCCATGGAGATGGCGGGTCCCCCCATGGTGAACTGGTTGGTGACGGgataatgctgctgctgctggttagagctgctgctgctgctaggaCCTGATTGGCCAGTAGAAGCTCCTGAGTGTGGGGGAGAAaatgggaaggagagagtggtAAAGAGTGTTATCACCTTCCCTTGAGTGGTTGTGGGCCAACTATGTCACACACTTCAGAATCCACCCCCCATTTACACAAATGATAGGCGTTTAGGGAACTTGACGACCCCCcaggtgcacgttttggttttgccctagcactacaaaTAATCAAAGCTCGATGAGGAGTTCATTATTTAAATCAGGACCGAGTTTAGGAAACCCTTGTATAGTGTATAAAGAGACGTACCCTGGACGATTCCGGTGCTCATGATGGAGCCCATCCTGGAGTGGGTGTGATTCACTATCCCTGTGTTCACTGAGGGCGGGAACAGAGGAAATAGTGAGACCGTAttaatgcacacacaaacacacagtcagtcacactgtCTGTGcttgtctgtcagtcagtccatCAGTCCATAGTATCCTACCGAGGGGGATGAGGTTGTTGTGGGACACCGTCGAGCCGCTGCCCATGACTGTACTGAGGTCATAGGCTGTAGGcatccctgagagagagagagatagagagagagatgaaagggtgatacagggaagagagtgagatggggaggagagagaacgagagagatgggggagaaagggagCGAAATGGAGAAAAGCACAACAGAAGCATAAGcatcctttctctctcacacaatcgCTTTCCCTCAGAGAGAGCATGCATCCCGTCCTTCTATCAGCTGCTCTGTTGGCCTGATCTATTCTGTGATATCCCTACAGTTTAGTAAGACATTTGGTGGTGATGCTGTATGGATGCTTTTGCCTGATGATGCTATCATGGGTCAGATTGTTTGTATCGTCTGTGTGTTTACCTGACACAGCATTGTTCTGCctcatgcagtgtgtgtcctctaCCAGTGTcctctatgtgtgtgtatttacctgACACAGCCATGCCCTGGCTCATGCTGTAGGCCCCCCAGTGTTCCACATGGTCTCAGAGGGGGAGGTGTAGTGCGAATTCCAGGAGGGGTGTGGGGGTGCTGCCTGTGTAcctacaaaaacacacacatacacgtcaTGAGAGGGAGCTCCCTCTCGTTATCCTGAATGGCACAGGCCGAGGGCAAAGGAACAGACCAACTCACCTGAAAAAGGGGCCCTTCAAGTCCAGGAGGTTGCTGGACTTGGAGCCTGTCTGGTCCACTTGGGCGACAATACTGATGTCGTAGCTTTGTCTGTGAGGAGGGAAGAGAGCCAGGGATTGGTATAGGAGGAGGTGAGAAGGGAGGTGGATCgattaacacagacagacagagaagcacAGATTCAGCAAGCACACATCTGtaatacacatatatacagtgctttcggaaggtattcagaccccttgacgttttccacattttgttatagataaaaaatctaaacacaatacctcataatgacaaagcaaaaacaagttagACATTTTTCCTGATTTATATTATAAAAGAAAAATTGAAATatgatatttacataagtattcaaatcctttac
Proteins encoded in this region:
- the LOC135537935 gene encoding histone-arginine methyltransferase CARM1-like; amino-acid sequence: MSQGMAVSGMPTAYDLSTVMGSGSTVSHNNLIPLVNTGIVNHTHSRMGSIMSTGIVQGASTGQSGPSSSSSSNQQQQHYPVTNQFTMGGPAISMASPIAILATPCIMGVKTSSPFTSEPLHDLY